The proteins below come from a single Drosophila kikkawai strain 14028-0561.14 chromosome 3R, DkikHiC1v2, whole genome shotgun sequence genomic window:
- the LOC108075488 gene encoding uncharacterized protein, whose amino-acid sequence MSVLQFVFLMILAGSRSGAVESEGDPDLDVESSGPEPIDGRSFFFLGTLFRRWRNRWMAYHNPDPLFAGPAYPISGYYNCPIYGCNPAAIGPQPGYYTAPGGFYTTPLNQQQAQGNSNVYIYQSDQNSASAGAPLGYGYFGGGSPLRPGAPLPPPPSGILPPSTMGAASASATGYNLGPSGPSAGAGQRPVPLPIPLPQLG is encoded by the coding sequence ATGTCAGTGCTCCAGTTTGTGTTTCTGATGATCCTGGCGGGCAGCAGAAGTGGTGCTGTGGAGTCCGAGGGTGATCCCGATCTGGATGTAGAATCCTCCGGTCCGGAACCTATCGACGGGCGTTCGTTCTTCTTTCTGGGAACTCTGTTCCGTCGCTGGCGCAATCGCTGGATGGCCTATCATAATCCGGATCCGCTGTTTGCCGGTCCCGCCTATCCCATATCCGGCTATTATAATTGCCCCATTTACGGCTGCAACCCAGCGGCCATTGGACCGCAGCCTGGCTACTACACCGCTCCTGGGGGTTTTTACACCACGCCCCTGAATCAGCAGCAGGCTCAGGGAAACAGCAATGTGTATATTTACCAGAGCGATCAGAACTCTGCTTCAGCCGGGGCTCCCTTGGGCTATGGTTACTTTGGCGGTGGATCGCCACTACGACCTGGAGCGCCCCTGCCTCCGCCACCTTCTGGCATCTTGCCGCCTTCAACAATGGGCGCCGCATCGGCCAGCGCCACTGGATATAACCTCGGACCGTCTGGACCTTCCGCGGGAGCAGGACAACGTCCAGTACCTTTACCAATACCGTTACCACAGCTGGGATGA
- the LOC108075487 gene encoding uncharacterized protein, which translates to MVKIRTSLVVLLSLCACCLAQYQYPQQRPSPSSGTGAQPTGGQVDNRILGNLLGGGGLFGGGGGGGGGLFPNILGLLGGNRPQPQVVPQPYPVPVPYGGGYGGGGYPPVFGGGYTGGLGGGFPGGGFGGGFGNPYGGGYYG; encoded by the exons ATGGTCAAGATCAGAACTTCG TTGGTGGTGCTACTGTCGCTCTGCGCCTGTTGTCTGGCCCAGTATCAGTATCCACAGCAGCGCCCATCCCCATCCTCGGGAACTGGAGCCCAGCCCACGGGTGGACAGGTGGATAACCGCATTTTGGGAAATCTGCTTGGCGGCGGAGGTCTTTTtggaggaggcggcggtggcggaggCGGCCTCTTTCCCAACATCTTGGGCCTTTTGGGCGGCAACCGACCTCAACCACAAGTAGTGCCTCAGCCCTACCCAGTTCCAGTTCCCTACGGTGGAGGTTATGGAGGCGGTGGATATCCCCCCGTCTTTGGTGGCGGCTACACTGGAGGCCTGGGAGGCGGTTTTCCTGGTGGCGGCTTTGGCGGTGGATTCGGCAATCCCTACGGCGGCGGTTATTATGGCTAA
- the LOC108075367 gene encoding scale keratin: MLCLGLAHAHGFGGKFGGGYAPVYNNFVPYPVAQPIPVPQPVPVPVAIPQPIPVPVPQPVVVPIKHGWKGGFGGLGGGFGGYGGGFGGGFAGSQSYASSFSSASAFGGGYGSGIFKRR, encoded by the coding sequence ATGCTTTGCTTGGGCCTGGCTCACGCCCACGGCTTTGGCGGCAAGTTCGGTGGAGGCTATGCACCGGTCTATAACAACTTTGTGCCCTATCCCGTCGCTCAACCGATTCCAGTGCCCCAGCCCGTCCCGGTTCCAGTGGCCATTCCGCAGCCCATTCCCGTGCCAGTGCCCCAGCCCGTAGTGGTGCCCATCAAGCACGGCTGGAAGGGCGGATTCGGTGGTCTGGGCGGTGGATTCGGTGGATACGGTGGTGGCTTCGGTGGCGGCTTTGCAGGCTCTCAAAGCTACGCCTCCTCCTTCAGCTCTGCCAGCGCCTTTGGTGGCGGCTATGGCAGCGGTATCTTTAAGAGACGCTAA
- the LOC108075461 gene encoding protein Turandot M-like yields MNPTLFLSFLVVIIGSLVWTATAQEDLESQKQRIIEIFKNADAGSIGESDVVFLVHFLEKHRNVIPLTPEQQSLADAIVRKYNEEKAKQPLVEGAPPQGGWITDALKKLAVEVGLALAEAIKKTLRP; encoded by the exons ATGAATCCAACACTTTTCCTAAg CTTCCTGGTGGTCATCATCGGGAGCCTCGTGTGGACAGCCACTGCCCAAGAGGACTTGGAATCTCAAAAGCAGCGTATAATTGAGATCTTTAAAAATGCTGATGCTGGTTCCATTGGGGAGAGCGACGTCGTCTTTCTAGTGCACTTCCTCGAAAAGCACAGAAATGTGATTCCCTTGACACCCGAACAACAATCCCTAGCTGACGCTATAGTGAGGAAATATAATGAGGAGAAGGCCAAGCAACCTTTGGTGGAGGGTGCACCGCCTCAAGGCGGTTGGATTACCGACGCTTTAAAGAAGCTCGCTGTAGAAGTGGGCCTCGCACTTGCCGAGGCTATAAAGAAAACTTTGAGACCTTAG